A genomic stretch from Syntrophales bacterium includes:
- a CDS encoding ATP-binding protein — translation MRGLKTERAAQNHGLSDQLNLKNTLLSHIHDLTSLLTEAPDLDQVFHEILDRAMAALHFDRAVIMLLSEDGAKLRCQCVKGFTEDGERHARRTPLSMDRHDCYETRVIRSGVPLFIQNASDDPDATALDQAINQIHIRQGQERQSLIYVPLKHKGKILGFIGADRYRTRIEITQDEIEALVIFANQASIVIENARLYNKLHEKQVLLEGVIKCSVDGIVISDIRGNILHFNPRAEEILGISEDDARKILAQELSDLDDDERTRLYNVFKRQEHISHYERTYQRKDGKRLVLNLSCFAIVDENRGTLGVVSEVTDVTEKKRMDDYLVRVEKFAALGHVASVIAHEIRNPLSGIATTVQNLEMEYEDDSPQKKDLQSIIGEVDRLEKMLREVLDLARPLPLQMEEVEVVDLLASTIALLNKEAVKRKITIRKDFDCRSMTINADPQRLRQVFLNLTLNAIEAIGGQGEIVVSTAAVQTHPERNRRIVINFKDTGVGIPVSHLNKIFDPFFTTKKIGTGLGLAVSHRIIQDHNGMIEVESHEKRGTNFRITLPVA, via the coding sequence ATGAGGGGATTGAAGACGGAGCGCGCGGCTCAAAACCATGGATTATCCGACCAGCTGAACCTGAAAAACACCCTCCTCAGCCATATCCACGATCTCACCTCCCTGTTGACCGAAGCCCCCGATCTCGACCAGGTGTTTCACGAGATCCTGGATCGCGCGATGGCGGCCCTCCATTTCGACCGGGCGGTCATCATGCTCCTGAGCGAGGACGGGGCAAAGCTCAGGTGCCAGTGCGTGAAGGGCTTCACGGAAGACGGGGAGCGGCACGCCCGGAGAACCCCCCTGAGCATGGACCGCCACGACTGTTATGAAACAAGGGTCATCCGGTCGGGTGTTCCCCTGTTCATCCAGAACGCCTCGGACGATCCCGATGCCACGGCCCTGGATCAGGCCATCAACCAGATTCATATCCGCCAGGGTCAGGAGCGGCAGAGCCTCATCTATGTGCCCCTGAAGCACAAGGGGAAAATCCTGGGCTTCATCGGCGCGGACCGCTACCGGACGCGCATCGAGATCACCCAGGACGAAATCGAGGCCCTCGTCATCTTCGCCAACCAGGCCTCCATCGTCATCGAAAACGCCCGCCTCTACAACAAGCTGCACGAGAAGCAGGTCCTTCTCGAAGGCGTGATCAAGTGCTCCGTCGACGGCATCGTCATCAGCGACATCAGGGGCAACATTCTCCACTTCAATCCCCGGGCGGAGGAGATCCTGGGGATCTCGGAGGACGATGCCCGCAAGATTCTCGCGCAGGAGTTGTCGGATCTCGACGATGACGAACGAACCCGTCTCTACAACGTCTTCAAGCGCCAGGAGCACATCAGCCATTACGAACGGACCTACCAGCGCAAAGACGGCAAACGGCTGGTCTTGAACCTGAGCTGCTTCGCCATCGTGGACGAGAACCGCGGAACGCTCGGTGTCGTCTCCGAAGTCACCGACGTCACGGAAAAGAAACGGATGGACGACTACCTGGTGCGGGTGGAGAAGTTCGCCGCCCTCGGCCACGTCGCCTCCGTGATCGCCCACGAGATCCGCAACCCCCTGTCGGGGATCGCCACGACGGTTCAGAATCTGGAGATGGAATACGAGGATGACAGTCCCCAGAAAAAGGACCTGCAGAGCATCATCGGGGAGGTCGACCGGCTGGAAAAGATGCTCCGGGAGGTCCTCGATCTCGCGAGGCCCCTGCCGCTGCAGATGGAGGAAGTGGAAGTCGTGGACCTCCTGGCCTCCACGATCGCACTCCTGAACAAGGAGGCGGTGAAGAGAAAGATCACGATCCGGAAGGACTTCGATTGCCGCTCCATGACGATCAATGCGGATCCGCAGCGGCTCCGGCAGGTGTTCCTGAATCTGACGCTCAACGCCATCGAGGCGATCGGCGGGCAGGGCGAGATCGTCGTCAGCACGGCGGCCGTGCAGACCCATCCCGAGCGAAACAGGCGGATCGTGATCAATTTCAAGGACACCGGTGTCGGCATCCCCGTCAGCCACCTCAACAAGATCTTCGATCCGTTCTTCACCACCAAGAAAATCGGCACCGGTCTCGGCCTTGCCGTCTCCCACCGGATCATCCAGGATCACAACGGCATGATCGAGGTCGAAAGCCACGAGAAAAGGGGGACGAATTTCCGGATCACCCTTCCTGTGGCATAG
- a CDS encoding 3-keto-5-aminohexanoate cleavage protein yields the protein MKKEDYIWDYRNPYEWMTRTAMGKLPPMIITCAMTGGVQGKEMNENLPETAEEQADAVYEAYKAGAVSVHLHARVPDNLSMTSSNAEDYARVNKLIRERCPDIIINNTTGGGPWLTTEQRMCCLFASEPPDMASLNLGPFMLKIPLKDRKPPLANPRDGYMFDACIPCSYTDVNLYAKTMKEKGIKPEVEIYHPGQYWVLQDLIREGNIDPPFMIQFVMGFQTSSYPTPANVLSFINEMPSDSMFAVIGTGVFQIPMNAMGIMLGGHVRVGMEDNLHFRKGERVKSNAQLVARVKQMAEIMNREVATVAQAREMLGLPKK from the coding sequence ATGAAGAAGGAGGATTACATCTGGGATTATCGGAATCCGTACGAGTGGATGACCAGGACCGCCATGGGGAAACTGCCCCCGATGATCATCACCTGCGCCATGACGGGCGGCGTACAGGGCAAGGAGATGAACGAGAACCTGCCGGAGACGGCGGAAGAGCAGGCCGATGCGGTTTACGAGGCGTACAAGGCCGGGGCCGTCTCCGTCCACCTCCATGCCCGCGTACCGGATAATCTCTCGATGACCTCGTCCAATGCCGAGGACTATGCGCGGGTCAACAAGCTGATCCGGGAGCGCTGCCCCGACATCATCATCAACAACACGACGGGCGGCGGGCCCTGGCTGACGACGGAACAGCGGATGTGCTGCCTCTTCGCGTCCGAGCCCCCGGACATGGCGAGCCTGAACCTGGGACCGTTCATGCTCAAGATCCCGCTGAAGGACCGGAAGCCGCCCCTCGCCAATCCGCGCGACGGCTACATGTTCGACGCCTGCATTCCCTGCTCCTACACCGACGTCAATCTCTACGCCAAAACGATGAAGGAGAAGGGGATCAAGCCGGAGGTGGAGATCTACCATCCGGGGCAGTACTGGGTCCTGCAGGACCTGATCCGCGAGGGCAACATCGATCCCCCCTTCATGATCCAGTTCGTCATGGGGTTCCAGACGTCGTCCTATCCGACCCCCGCCAACGTCCTGTCTTTCATCAACGAGATGCCCTCCGACTCGATGTTCGCCGTGATCGGGACGGGAGTTTTCCAGATCCCCATGAACGCCATGGGCATCATGCTGGGCGGCCATGTGCGTGTCGGCATGGAGGACAACCTGCATTTCAGGAAGGGCGAGAGGGTGAAGAGCAATGCCCAACTCGTCGCGCGGGTCAAGCAGATGGCCGAGATCATGAACCGCGAGGTGGCGACGGTCGCCCAGGCCCGGGAGATGCTCGGCCTGCCCAAGAAGTGA
- a CDS encoding Zn-ribbon domain-containing OB-fold protein, with translation MTDRKDNVQNMVYSGRIKVPYLWNVGKTGSRFLVAIRDNKEIWGTRCPGCGRVYVPPVKSCGDCFVPTEEWVKVGDTGVLESFTVVHYEHEMQPRKAPLAYGLIKLDGADGAILHLIGDTDFAKLKTGMKVKAVFAEQREGTIADIKHFTPA, from the coding sequence ATGACCGACAGGAAAGACAACGTTCAAAACATGGTCTATTCGGGCCGCATCAAGGTTCCCTATCTCTGGAACGTCGGGAAAACGGGCAGCCGTTTCCTCGTCGCCATCCGGGATAACAAGGAAATCTGGGGCACCAGGTGCCCCGGCTGCGGCCGGGTTTACGTTCCCCCGGTGAAATCATGCGGAGATTGCTTCGTCCCGACGGAAGAGTGGGTCAAGGTCGGCGACACGGGAGTCCTGGAGTCCTTCACGGTGGTCCATTACGAGCATGAAATGCAGCCTCGGAAAGCCCCGCTGGCCTACGGGCTCATCAAGCTCGACGGGGCCGACGGCGCCATTCTTCACCTGATCGGCGACACGGACTTTGCGAAGCTGAAAACAGGCATGAAGGTGAAGGCGGTCTTTGCCGAGCAGCGTGAAGGCACAATCGCCGATATCAAACACTTTACGCCGGCATAG
- a CDS encoding thiolase family protein, giving the protein MSKIAIVGVGQTTCTRRKIDTFEEMVFEAASRALADAGAEVGDIDNVVTVSNDFWDGRTISSMAVQEAAGSWGKDVSTVEGDGTFGVLYGMMRALSGSFDTTLVVSHMKGSESIMNLITNAMFDPIYQRGLGIDATSAAALQARCYMDMSGATEEDFARVSVKNHGNAKNNPYAQLPMKISVGDVMASRKIAEPLKLFDCSPIGDGAAAVVLSNKKGLKRFKKDPVWIQGVAHCSDSFTLGYRDLAKSRALKEAAKKAYKMAGIKKPLKDLDVAELYDAYSYMELMWYEGLGFAPEGKGYELIRENVTGMKGDLPVNPSGGVISSHPVFVAGMVRLIEATLQVRGEAGKRQVKGAKTALAHGVNGPCGQAHCVYVVGA; this is encoded by the coding sequence ATGAGCAAAATCGCAATTGTCGGTGTAGGTCAGACCACCTGCACCCGCAGAAAGATCGATACGTTCGAGGAAATGGTGTTTGAAGCGGCCTCCAGGGCGCTGGCCGATGCCGGTGCGGAGGTCGGCGACATCGATAACGTGGTCACCGTGTCCAACGACTTCTGGGACGGCCGGACCATCTCGTCCATGGCCGTCCAGGAAGCGGCCGGTTCCTGGGGAAAGGACGTCTCCACGGTGGAGGGCGACGGGACATTCGGCGTTCTCTACGGCATGATGCGCGCGCTGTCCGGTTCGTTCGACACGACGCTGGTCGTCTCCCACATGAAGGGATCCGAGAGCATCATGAACCTGATCACGAACGCCATGTTCGATCCCATCTACCAGCGTGGCCTGGGGATCGATGCAACGTCGGCCGCCGCCCTGCAGGCGCGCTGCTACATGGACATGAGCGGGGCGACCGAGGAGGACTTCGCCCGCGTCTCCGTCAAGAATCACGGCAACGCGAAGAACAATCCCTACGCCCAGCTGCCGATGAAGATCTCCGTGGGGGACGTCATGGCCTCCCGGAAGATCGCCGAGCCGCTGAAGCTCTTCGACTGCTCGCCCATCGGCGACGGGGCCGCGGCCGTGGTCCTGTCCAACAAGAAGGGGCTGAAGCGGTTCAAGAAAGATCCCGTCTGGATCCAGGGTGTGGCACACTGCTCGGATTCCTTCACACTGGGCTACCGCGATCTGGCGAAGTCCAGGGCCCTGAAAGAGGCGGCGAAGAAGGCCTACAAGATGGCCGGCATCAAGAAGCCGCTCAAGGACCTGGACGTGGCGGAGCTCTATGACGCTTACTCCTATATGGAACTCATGTGGTACGAGGGACTGGGGTTCGCACCCGAGGGAAAGGGCTACGAGCTCATCCGGGAGAACGTCACGGGAATGAAGGGAGATCTGCCGGTGAATCCGTCCGGCGGCGTCATCTCCAGCCATCCGGTGTTCGTGGCCGGGATGGTGAGGCTGATCGAAGCAACCCTTCAGGTCCGGGGAGAAGCGGGAAAGCGGCAGGTGAAGGGAGCAAAGACGGCACTTGCCCACGGGGTCAACGGTCCCTGTGGCCAGGCTCACTGCGTGTATGTCGTGGGAGCGTAA
- a CDS encoding Zn-ribbon domain-containing OB-fold protein: MNDKKREDVELLSISSGEASQPFNWSVGKHGSLFLQQLRDNKKIVGIKCPGCQRVYVPPRPVCGHCFKGLTLDNIIPVSDEGTVYVCTIVQFGFVDPSTGVQRPVPYTWAFVKLDGADTCLTHFLDSTDPEKVKVGARVKAVFEDKRTGNLMDIKHFKVL; the protein is encoded by the coding sequence ATGAACGATAAAAAACGGGAAGACGTGGAACTTCTTTCCATCTCTTCAGGCGAGGCCAGCCAGCCATTCAACTGGAGCGTCGGAAAGCACGGTTCCTTATTTTTGCAGCAACTCAGGGACAACAAGAAAATCGTCGGCATCAAATGCCCCGGGTGCCAGCGGGTATATGTCCCCCCGCGGCCGGTCTGCGGCCATTGCTTCAAGGGGCTGACGCTGGACAACATCATTCCTGTCTCCGACGAGGGGACGGTCTATGTCTGCACCATCGTCCAGTTCGGATTCGTGGACCCCAGTACGGGGGTCCAGCGCCCCGTTCCGTACACCTGGGCCTTCGTGAAGCTGGACGGCGCCGATACCTGCCTGACCCATTTCCTGGACAGCACCGATCCGGAGAAGGTGAAGGTGGGGGCTCGCGTCAAGGCCGTCTTTGAGGATAAAAGAACGGGCAACCTGATGGACATCAAGCATTTCAAGGTGCTCTGA
- a CDS encoding long-chain fatty acid--CoA ligase: protein MSFQRVWHKQNHPSVPPEIKVQKKTMPEILADDAKQYPKLPAIYYMGKSLSFEEFDGLVNRFANALTGLGLRRGDRMAILLPNIPQVLIANLAVMRLGAIPVMLNPLYTDRELEYQISNSESKMAITLDLVLPKIERIRAATRLKDIIACHINDYLPFPKKQLFPLVKKDMFRKVPSEPGMHEFQSILEKAPATPVKNAARWEDTAVVMYSGGTTGVSKGVVHTHAGLSTNVQQLAAHMYDIEPGDRLLFIFPTFHIAGHFCSHLCLCMKLTNVLIPRPEPPLLADAIRSGKPNFIGAVPTIYTALLREKKFRNANVSFIKGFFSGAAPLPIEIINQLKELTGSTMLELYGMTEAGIVTGTPWRKPIRVGTVGIPFPSTDMKIVDVDTGTREMAIGESGEICLKGPQVMKEYLKNPDETANVLRDGWMYTGDIGIVDEDGFLSIVDRKKDVIITGGFNVYPKEVDEVLYEHPKILEACTIGVPDDYRGETVKAYVVLKPGETVTAEEVIAFCREKLSPYKVPRQVAFISEMPKSAVGKILRRELRDMEMKRKNNASKSSETAAA from the coding sequence ATGTCGTTTCAAAGAGTCTGGCACAAGCAGAACCATCCCAGCGTACCTCCCGAGATCAAGGTCCAGAAGAAGACCATGCCGGAGATCCTGGCCGACGACGCCAAACAGTATCCAAAACTGCCGGCCATTTACTACATGGGGAAGAGCCTGTCCTTCGAGGAGTTCGACGGCCTGGTGAACCGTTTTGCCAACGCCCTGACCGGCCTCGGCCTCCGGCGCGGGGACAGGATGGCCATCCTGCTCCCCAACATCCCCCAGGTCCTCATTGCCAACCTGGCCGTCATGAGGCTGGGGGCGATTCCCGTCATGCTGAACCCCCTCTACACGGACCGGGAGCTGGAGTACCAGATCTCCAATTCCGAGTCGAAGATGGCCATCACGCTGGACCTCGTGCTGCCCAAGATCGAGAGGATCCGGGCTGCAACCCGGCTGAAAGACATCATCGCCTGCCACATCAACGACTATCTGCCCTTCCCGAAGAAGCAGCTCTTCCCGCTCGTGAAGAAGGACATGTTCCGGAAGGTGCCGTCAGAGCCCGGGATGCATGAATTCCAGAGCATCCTCGAAAAGGCGCCGGCGACGCCCGTGAAGAACGCGGCCCGCTGGGAGGATACGGCCGTCGTGATGTATTCCGGCGGGACCACGGGTGTCAGCAAGGGGGTGGTCCACACCCATGCCGGCCTCTCCACGAACGTACAGCAGCTTGCGGCCCACATGTACGACATCGAGCCCGGGGATCGTCTGCTGTTCATCTTTCCGACCTTTCACATCGCCGGCCATTTCTGCTCTCACCTGTGCCTCTGCATGAAGCTGACGAACGTCCTCATCCCAAGGCCGGAGCCGCCCCTCCTGGCGGATGCCATCCGGAGCGGGAAGCCGAATTTCATCGGCGCCGTCCCGACCATCTACACGGCCCTTCTGCGGGAGAAAAAGTTCCGGAATGCGAACGTTTCCTTCATCAAGGGGTTCTTCTCCGGAGCCGCGCCGCTTCCCATCGAGATCATCAACCAGCTCAAGGAGCTGACCGGGTCCACGATGCTCGAGCTGTACGGGATGACCGAGGCCGGGATCGTGACCGGTACCCCCTGGCGCAAGCCGATCCGGGTGGGCACTGTCGGCATCCCCTTCCCGAGCACGGACATGAAGATTGTCGACGTGGATACGGGGACGCGGGAAATGGCGATCGGCGAGTCCGGAGAGATCTGCCTGAAAGGCCCCCAGGTGATGAAGGAATATCTCAAGAACCCCGACGAGACGGCCAACGTCCTCCGGGACGGCTGGATGTACACGGGCGATATCGGCATCGTGGACGAAGACGGCTTCCTGAGCATCGTGGACCGGAAGAAAGACGTCATCATCACCGGCGGCTTCAACGTCTATCCCAAGGAGGTCGACGAGGTTCTCTATGAGCACCCGAAGATCCTGGAGGCCTGCACCATCGGCGTCCCGGATGACTACCGGGGGGAGACCGTCAAGGCCTACGTTGTGCTCAAGCCGGGAGAAACCGTGACGGCGGAGGAGGTCATCGCCTTCTGCCGGGAGAAGCTCAGCCCCTATAAGGTTCCGAGGCAGGTGGCGTTCATCAGTGAGATGCCGAAGAGCGCCGTCGGCAAGATTCTGCGGCGGGAGCTCCGGGACATGGAGATGAAGCGGAAGAACAACGCGTCGAAATCGTCCGAAACAGCAGCTGCCTGA
- a CDS encoding long-chain fatty acid--CoA ligase: MEERLWHREYMQGVPREVIFEDLTMPEYLSRTARRFPRRDALIFMGKRISFSELDALATTFAKSLKKIGVRPGDRVALLLPNVPQIVIAYYGIWRAGAVAVPCNPLYTEEEIVHQVKLSGATAAVVLDLIIPRVMALKPKTPLKTVISAHINDYLPFPAKQLFPFVKKEMYRPDDRTDGCIPFLELMKDSAPGATLESPKMDDLALIPYTGGTTGVSKGAIITHRNISCINQILGAWFFDLPDGQDSELAIFPFFHMAGFNLVMNLSIYKGWTAILVPRPEPKAVMEMTLKYRPSIFLAVPTIYVGVMALPEFKKADLSFIKGFFSGAAPLSVETIQALRDATGASIVEGYGMTESTSITHMTPWRGKLKPGSVGVPLPNTDIRIVDLDTGSVDMPVGESGEILFRGPQRCQGYYGMPEETAQSMRDGWFYTGDIGRMDEDGFLYIVDRKKDMIIAGGYNIYPRDIDEVLYQHPKVLEACTIGIPHDYRGETVKAYVVPRPGETVTAAELDPFCRQKLAAYKVPKIYEVVESLPKSAVGKILRRELREMAIKQMQ; the protein is encoded by the coding sequence ATGGAAGAGCGACTCTGGCACAGGGAGTATATGCAGGGCGTCCCACGGGAAGTGATCTTCGAGGATCTGACGATGCCGGAATATCTCTCGCGCACGGCCCGGCGTTTTCCCCGGAGGGACGCCCTCATTTTCATGGGGAAACGGATTTCATTTTCCGAACTCGATGCGCTGGCAACGACGTTTGCAAAATCATTGAAAAAAATCGGTGTCCGGCCGGGGGACCGGGTGGCCCTGCTCCTGCCCAATGTCCCCCAGATCGTGATCGCCTATTACGGCATCTGGCGGGCCGGGGCCGTCGCCGTTCCCTGCAATCCCCTCTACACGGAAGAGGAGATCGTCCACCAGGTCAAACTGTCCGGTGCGACTGCCGCCGTCGTGCTCGACCTCATCATTCCGCGCGTCATGGCTCTGAAGCCGAAGACGCCCCTCAAAACGGTCATCAGCGCGCATATCAACGATTACCTGCCCTTTCCGGCAAAGCAGTTGTTCCCGTTCGTCAAGAAGGAGATGTACCGTCCCGACGACAGGACGGACGGTTGTATCCCCTTCCTGGAGCTGATGAAGGATTCCGCGCCGGGCGCGACTCTGGAGAGCCCGAAAATGGACGATCTCGCCCTGATCCCCTATACCGGGGGGACCACGGGCGTCTCCAAGGGCGCGATCATCACCCATCGCAACATATCCTGCATCAACCAGATCCTGGGGGCCTGGTTCTTCGATCTCCCGGACGGGCAGGACAGCGAGCTGGCCATTTTCCCCTTTTTCCACATGGCCGGCTTCAACCTCGTGATGAACCTGAGCATCTACAAGGGATGGACGGCCATTTTAGTCCCGAGGCCGGAGCCGAAGGCCGTCATGGAGATGACGCTGAAGTACCGGCCGTCGATCTTCCTGGCGGTTCCGACGATCTATGTGGGCGTCATGGCCCTGCCGGAGTTCAAGAAGGCCGACCTGTCGTTCATCAAGGGGTTTTTCTCCGGGGCGGCGCCGCTCTCCGTGGAGACCATCCAGGCTCTCCGGGACGCCACGGGGGCATCCATCGTGGAAGGGTACGGGATGACGGAATCGACATCCATTACCCACATGACTCCCTGGCGCGGCAAGCTGAAGCCGGGGAGCGTCGGGGTTCCCCTGCCCAACACGGACATCCGGATCGTGGACCTGGACACGGGCTCCGTGGACATGCCCGTCGGCGAGTCCGGGGAGATCCTCTTCAGGGGGCCGCAGCGGTGCCAGGGCTATTACGGCATGCCCGAGGAAACGGCCCAGTCGATGCGGGACGGATGGTTCTACACGGGCGACATCGGCCGGATGGACGAAGACGGTTTTCTCTACATCGTGGATCGCAAGAAGGACATGATCATCGCGGGGGGATACAACATCTATCCCCGGGACATCGACGAGGTCCTCTACCAGCATCCGAAGGTTCTGGAGGCCTGCACGATCGGGATTCCCCACGACTACCGGGGTGAGACCGTGAAGGCCTATGTGGTTCCCCGTCCCGGCGAGACCGTGACCGCGGCGGAGCTGGATCCGTTCTGCCGGCAGAAGCTGGCCGCCTACAAGGTGCCGAAGATCTATGAAGTCGTGGAGAGCCTTCCCAAGTCGGCGGTGGGCAAGATCCTCCGCCGGGAACTCAGGGAGATGGCCATCAAGCAGATGCAGTGA